The window acccgtGATAGGAAGATGCGGAGGTCGAAGATTAGGATAGTAGGTTAGATAGTCTAGATTATTCATACCGGTAGTATTAGTACGTACTCTCACATTTGATTGGTAGTAGGCTTATTTGAATacctttagttttttttttttttacatttcgatcatcttactatcttgttgtgTATGCTGTTTTTACATTGGTTTTTCGGTGTTTTCCCGTCTTGTTTCTTGTTATTATTGTGGTACTTATGCTTgcctgagtcgagggtctattggaaacagtctctcttcTTCCACAAAGGCaaaggtaaggtctgcgtacacattaccctccccaaatcCTAATacgtgggattatactaggtatGTTGTAGTTGTTAGTGAAGTTAAATTCAGAATATGCCATTGGTTTTTGCCAGGTTTCATCTGGTTAATTGATAAGCTACAGAGAAAAGAACTAAGGGGAGGGAATATAAGATACTTTCTATGGCCCTTTCTATAACATGCATTTCAATTTTTTATTAGCTGACAAAAAAATGTGGCGGAGATTACAAGCATAGGATCATCTTAGATAAAGTGGTTCCTCGTATTCTTCTTGTCATTGGATTTGTCTTTGATGTACATCTTTGATGGTCTTTTTGTCTGACTTTAGTGTTGTGTCAACTCATATATGATAAACATATATTAGCTCTTATTCTCATCTTTTATATTCGACTCAAAAAGATGACAACATGCATCTTGGGACAACTCCCTGTTTCTTTTTTTAAGTTGTTTTTTATACGCTTGTGAAATCATCTCTTTAACTTTATGCAGCATCTGAGGTCAAGTaggtaaaataaaaaagagtttaATTAATATACACTAACAGAACTACATGTAATCTTTTATAGCAAACACAGAGTGGTACTTGCAAAACATGGCAAAGTGACCTGTCACAACTGCATTCACAATGTTAAATTTTTTTACACAATACGTATGATTTAAATCTATTCCTAATCAGAAGGGGAAATGGCAGAACCAGAGAGGAATGAAGCATGCTATAACAGACATGTGTCATACTCCAACATTTTCAGCATTGTCAGCCACAATGCTGAAAAATTCTGGTGATCCGCCAGGATTTGTGGCACAATCCTAACGATTACCATAACTGTTGCGTGTTTTAAAATTCTGGCGACCGAGAAATATCTCGCCAAGCAAACTTTACCTTGTAACACAGTGAGATCTATTAGGTTCGCTTGTACAAATTTCAAATATAGAATTGGAAAGGATTTTGACAATGCAAATCATAACATCTTTTGGCATACTTTGGAAAAAAGCAACGTATATCAGGTGATAAGATTATAAAAGCAAACACCAAAAGCCAAGAATCCAAGTTCAGAGACTTGGATAATAAAAAAGAAGACTATTTAAATGGCAACAAAGAAACGCAAAGGCATCCTCACTAACACAGAAACCAAATATATCTTTACTGTTCCCAGAATAGAACTTAACCAAGATTATTTGCCTGGTTAACAAAGTAAAAGCTCTTTTTTTCCCTTCCTCTTTGCTCTTCTAACGTCTCGCTAATTTGGATTCTTATTATGAGATCACCATAATCAATCTTCAAGCTGACTGTTTGGTGTAGAAGTGAACGCCAAAGGCCACACCTAGAATAATGAGAGGAACCAAGAATTGGAGGAGCTTGACAATGAACTCTGTTGTTTTGTCCTGGTTGTAATGAGGCTGCTTTGGAGGAGTGTATTTGACCTTTGTTGGTATGGTTGATGAATCAATATCACCTACGTAATACTCGTCCAACATTGCTCGAGCACTACTGCTGTGACCAATATCCTCAAAATCATCGGTAGCATCCTTTCCTGCGAAAAGAAACAATCACGAGCCTATGAACCAATGTCTTCTACAGCAGAGGCGCATCCAGAATTTTTGAAACTTAAGTGGTTTTTTACCTACTGAAAAGTTACGCTGGATTGACCTTTTTTAAACCACCATTTCTATTTTGACCCCGTTAAGAAAAGTTTTGGAAAAATAGCCACGCTCGCCAAAATTTTGAAGCACCAGAAATTATGGCGATCACCAGAATTTTCAGCCGAGCAAACTGTGGCAAAATCCTAACGATCACCATAACTGTTGCGTGCTTTAAATTCTGACTATTGAGAAATCCTGCCGAGCAAATTCTGGCATGGGCTTTTTTCCCAAACTTCTGTTACCGGGATAAAAAAATCAATAATGGCACCGAAGTATCCTATTTCTATCATTCTCCCTTTTACATATCGAAAATATTGGGTTCCGTTAAACTAATAACACATGAGCTACATCCTCCTACATTCTACAGGATTA is drawn from Nicotiana tabacum cultivar K326 chromosome 22, ASM71507v2, whole genome shotgun sequence and contains these coding sequences:
- the LOC107812972 gene encoding cytochrome b5, seed isoform, which gives rise to MGGQSKVFTLAEVSNHNNAKDCWLIISGKVYNVTKFLEDHPGGGEVLLSATGKDATDDFEDIGHSSSARAMLDEYYVGDIDSSTIPTKVKYTPPKQPHYNQDKTTEFIVKLLQFLVPLIILGVAFGVHFYTKQSA